One part of the Pseudomonadota bacterium genome encodes these proteins:
- the tkt gene encoding transketolase has translation MPSKRELANAIRALSMDAVQKAKSGHPGMPLGMADIAEVLWNDFMNHNPNNPGWANRDRFVLSNGHGSMLIYSLLHLSGYDLPIEELKNFRQLHSKTPGHPEYGYAPGVETTTGPLGQGIANAVGMAIAERTLAGQFNRPGHTIIDHHTYVFLGDGCMMEGISHEVCSLAGTLGLGKLIAFYDDNGISIDGEVEGWFTDNTPERFKAYGWHVIENVDGHDADAITKATRKARKVVDKPTLICCKTIIGWGSPNKQGKEDCHGAPLGDAEIALVRDTIGWHHAPFEIPADIYAGWDAKKKGTDLESAWNDTLAAYKKDHPELAAELERRLNGDLPADWDAKAAAYITSVNAKAEKIASRKASQNCLNGYGPLLPELIGGSADLAGSNLTIWSGSKPINQDPSGNYIYFGVREFGMAAICNGIKLYGGFMPYCSTFLMFSEYARNALRMAALMKIQNIFVFTHDSIGLGEDGPTHQAVEQTATIRMIPNMSVWRPCDAVESAVSWKMALEKKDGPTSLMFSRQGLPHQQRTTEQIANIARGGYILKDCDGTPDAIIIATGSEVSLAMDAATVLQAQGTRTRVVSMPNTNVFDLQDAKYRQSVLPAGVKSRVAVEAGVSDFWRKYVGLDGDVVGIDVFGESAPADELFKYFGFTVENIVSKVQSVL, from the coding sequence ATGCCGTCAAAAAGAGAACTCGCCAACGCAATACGCGCATTAAGCATGGACGCGGTACAGAAGGCCAAATCAGGGCATCCCGGCATGCCTTTAGGGATGGCGGACATTGCGGAAGTGCTGTGGAATGATTTCATGAATCATAATCCCAATAATCCCGGGTGGGCCAACCGGGATCGATTTGTCCTCTCAAACGGCCACGGTTCCATGCTCATCTACTCCCTCCTCCATCTCAGTGGCTATGATCTGCCAATTGAGGAACTAAAAAACTTCAGACAGCTGCATTCAAAAACACCGGGGCACCCGGAATATGGTTATGCGCCGGGCGTTGAGACCACAACCGGTCCTCTGGGCCAGGGCATTGCCAATGCTGTTGGCATGGCAATAGCCGAAAGGACCCTTGCCGGGCAGTTCAACAGACCGGGACATACGATCATTGACCATCATACTTATGTTTTTCTCGGTGACGGCTGCATGATGGAAGGCATTTCCCATGAAGTCTGCTCGCTGGCCGGCACTCTGGGACTTGGAAAACTCATAGCTTTCTACGATGATAACGGTATTTCAATCGACGGCGAAGTTGAAGGCTGGTTTACCGACAATACTCCGGAACGCTTCAAGGCCTATGGCTGGCATGTCATTGAAAATGTCGACGGCCACGATGCCGATGCCATAACCAAAGCCACCCGGAAAGCCCGCAAGGTAGTCGACAAACCCACCCTGATCTGCTGCAAAACCATCATCGGCTGGGGTTCGCCCAATAAACAGGGCAAAGAGGACTGCCACGGCGCGCCGCTGGGTGATGCTGAAATCGCTCTGGTCCGCGATACCATCGGCTGGCACCATGCCCCCTTTGAAATCCCGGCAGATATATATGCCGGCTGGGATGCCAAGAAAAAGGGCACAGACCTTGAATCTGCATGGAACGACACATTAGCAGCCTACAAAAAAGATCACCCTGAACTTGCTGCCGAACTTGAACGCCGGTTAAATGGCGACCTTCCTGCAGATTGGGACGCCAAGGCCGCTGCATATATAACTTCCGTCAATGCCAAAGCTGAAAAAATCGCCAGCCGCAAGGCCTCACAAAACTGCCTGAACGGTTATGGGCCGCTCCTGCCCGAACTCATCGGCGGTTCTGCGGATCTTGCAGGTTCAAATCTCACCATCTGGTCCGGCAGCAAACCGATTAATCAAGACCCCAGCGGCAACTACATATATTTTGGCGTCAGGGAATTCGGCATGGCGGCAATATGCAACGGTATCAAGCTTTACGGCGGATTCATGCCCTATTGTTCGACATTCCTGATGTTCTCCGAATATGCCAGAAATGCCCTGCGCATGGCAGCCCTGATGAAGATCCAGAATATTTTCGTCTTCACCCACGATTCCATCGGTTTAGGCGAAGACGGGCCCACCCATCAGGCAGTTGAACAGACCGCAACCATTCGGATGATTCCAAACATGAGTGTCTGGCGCCCATGCGACGCGGTTGAATCAGCTGTTTCCTGGAAAATGGCCCTTGAGAAAAAGGACGGCCCAACAAGCCTTATGTTTTCCAGACAGGGTTTACCCCATCAGCAGCGCACCACCGAACAGATTGCCAATATCGCCAGAGGCGGATACATCCTCAAAGACTGTGACGGCACTCCGGATGCGATTATCATCGCCACCGGTTCAGAGGTCAGCCTTGCAATGGACGCCGCAACCGTTCTGCAAGCGCAAGGCACCAGGACCCGGGTTGTCTCAATGCCGAACACCAATGTTTTCGACCTTCAGGATGCAAAGTATCGTCAGTCAGTCCTGCCGGCCGGCGTAAAATCCAGGGTGGCGGTTGAGGCAGGGGTCAGCGACTTCTGGCGTAAATATGTCGGTCTGGATGGTGACGTTGTGGGCATTGATGTCTTTGGCGAGTCGGCGCCGGCCGATGAATTGTTCAAATACTTCGGTTTCACCGTTGAAAATATCGTCAGTAAAGTACAATCTGTTTTATAA